A genomic stretch from Neodiprion fabricii isolate iyNeoFabr1 chromosome 3, iyNeoFabr1.1, whole genome shotgun sequence includes:
- the LOC124178976 gene encoding ATP-dependent RNA helicase abstrakt isoform X2, which translates to MKLGRLGQLKEEGSNGLAGKSSSENEKDDGEDDDGQVWGRKFNISLLDQHTELKKLAEAKKESAMERQLKEEEKILESVAENKALMGVAELAKGIQYDDPIKTSWRLPRTVLGFDEARHERVRRKLRILVEGEDVPPPLKSFKEMKFHRGILNGLEAKGISKPTPIQVQGIPTVLSGRDMIGIAFTGSGKTLVFVLPLIMFCLEQETAMPFMRNEGPYGLIICPSRELAKQTYDIIQHYTKTLRHANCPEIRSCLAIGGVPVSESLEVINRGVHIMVATPGRLMDMLDKKMVKLNVCRYLCMDEADRMIDMGFEEDVRTIFSFFRGQRQTLLFSATMPKKIQNFARSALVKPVTINVGRAGAASMNVIQEVEYVKQEAKIVYLLECLQKTTPPVLIFAEKKQDVDAIHEYLLLKGVEAVAIHGGKDQEERSRSVEAFRAGQKDVLVATDVASKGLDFADVQHVINYDMPDDVENYVHRIGRTGRSGRTGIATTFINKANDESVLLDLKHLLMEAKQKVPPFLLELCSENEKYLELGDERGCSYCGGLGHRITECPKLEAIQNKQASNIGRRDYLASNAADY; encoded by the exons ATGAAACTTGGTAGGCTCGGCCAACTTAAGGAGGAAGGATCAAACGGTTTAGCTGGAAAAAGTAGCAgtgagaatgaaaaagatgACGGGGAAGACGACGACGGGCAAGTCTGGGGCAGAAAGTTCAACATATCTTTACTTGATCAGCATACGGAGCTCAAGAAATTGGCAGAGG CAAAAAAGGAAAGCGCCATGGAGAGGCAGCtgaaggaggaggaaaaaatctTGGAGAGTGTGGCTGAGAACAAGGCTTTGATGGGTGTTGCTGAGTTAGCCAAGGGAATTCAATACGACGATCCGATCAAGACGAGTTGGCGTCTTCCAAGGACAGTTCTCGGTTTCGATGAAGCTCGCCACGAGAGAGTCAGAAGAAAACTGAGGATCCTCGTCGAGGGTGAAGACGTACCACCGCCACTAAAGAGCTTcaaggaaatgaaatttcacaggGGAATTCTGAACGGTCTTGAAGCCAAAGGCATCAGTAAACCTACGCCCATTCAAGTACAGGGGATACCTACTGT ATTATCTGGTCGTGATATGATCGGCATTGCGTTCACTGGAAGTGGGAAAACTCTCGTTTTTGTTCTGCCATTGATTATGTTTTGCCTGGAACAGGAGACTGCGATGCCTTTCATGCGCAACGAGGGACCATATG GATTAATTATTTGTCCGTCAAGAGAATTGGCCAAACAGACTTACGACATTATTCAACATTACACAAAGACTTTACGACATGCTAATTGCCCAGAAATTCGTAGCTGTCTCGCGATTGGCGGAGTTCCCGTATCCGAATCGCTAGAAGTGATAAATAG GGGTGTGCACATAATGGTAGCGACACCGGGCAGACTGATGGACATGTTGGACAAAAAGATGGTCAAACTGAACGTTTGTCGATACCTTTGCATGGACGAGGCTGACCGAATGATAGATATGGGCTTTGAGGAAGACGTGCGAACAATATTCTCTTTCTTCAGG GGCCAGAGACAGACGCTACTATTTTCGGCTACTATGCCTAAGAAGATTCAAAACTTCGCTCGTTCCGCGCTGGTAAAACCGGTGACGATAAACGTAGGAAGAGCCGGCGCAGCTTCGATGAACGTTATTCAAGAAGTTGAGTATGTGAAGCAGGAGGCAAAGATTGTTTACCTACTCGAATGCCTACAGAAAACAACACCGCCGGTATTGATATTCGCCGAAAAGAAACAAGACGTCGATGCGATTCACGAATATCTGCTTTTGAAAGGTGTCGAGGCCGTTGCCATTCATGGTGGAAAGG ATCAGGAAGAGAGATCGCGGTCGGTAGAAGCATTCCGCGCCGGGCAAAAGGACGTTTTGGTTGCTACGGATGTAGCGTCGAAGGGTCTCGATTTCGCGGATGTGCAGCATGTAATTAATTACGACATGCCCGACGACGTCGAAAATTATG tCCATCGTATCGGAAGAACTGGTCGATCCGGACGCACGGGAATCGCGACGACGTTCATAAACAAGGCAAACGACGAATCCGTCCTGCTGGATCTGAAACATTTGCTGATGGAAGCGAAACAGAAAGTACCGCCGTTCTTGCTCGAGCTTTGTTCCGAAAATGAGAAGTACTTGGAGCTCGGAG ACGAACGTGGCTGCAGTTACTGTGGTGGATTGGGTCACAGAATTACCGAGTGTCCGAAACTTGAAGCGATACAGAACAAGCAGGCGTCGAACATCGGTCGTCGTGATTATCTGGCCAGCAACGCCGCTGACTATTGA
- the LOC124178976 gene encoding ATP-dependent RNA helicase abstrakt isoform X1 produces the protein MGERNDRSSPPKRSRRSAKEHSDSESDDDYQPYIPVKERKKQQLMKLGRLGQLKEEGSNGLAGKSSSENEKDDGEDDDGQVWGRKFNISLLDQHTELKKLAEAKKESAMERQLKEEEKILESVAENKALMGVAELAKGIQYDDPIKTSWRLPRTVLGFDEARHERVRRKLRILVEGEDVPPPLKSFKEMKFHRGILNGLEAKGISKPTPIQVQGIPTVLSGRDMIGIAFTGSGKTLVFVLPLIMFCLEQETAMPFMRNEGPYGLIICPSRELAKQTYDIIQHYTKTLRHANCPEIRSCLAIGGVPVSESLEVINRGVHIMVATPGRLMDMLDKKMVKLNVCRYLCMDEADRMIDMGFEEDVRTIFSFFRGQRQTLLFSATMPKKIQNFARSALVKPVTINVGRAGAASMNVIQEVEYVKQEAKIVYLLECLQKTTPPVLIFAEKKQDVDAIHEYLLLKGVEAVAIHGGKDQEERSRSVEAFRAGQKDVLVATDVASKGLDFADVQHVINYDMPDDVENYVHRIGRTGRSGRTGIATTFINKANDESVLLDLKHLLMEAKQKVPPFLLELCSENEKYLELGDERGCSYCGGLGHRITECPKLEAIQNKQASNIGRRDYLASNAADY, from the exons ATGGGAGAACGAAATGATCGAAGTTCACCTCCAAAG AGATCCCGAAGGAGCGCCAAAGAACACAGCGATTCTGAATCGGACGATGATTACCAGCCTTATATTCCTGTAAAAGAGCGCAAGAAGCAGCAGCTTATGAAACTTGGTAGGCTCGGCCAACTTAAGGAGGAAGGATCAAACGGTTTAGCTGGAAAAAGTAGCAgtgagaatgaaaaagatgACGGGGAAGACGACGACGGGCAAGTCTGGGGCAGAAAGTTCAACATATCTTTACTTGATCAGCATACGGAGCTCAAGAAATTGGCAGAGG CAAAAAAGGAAAGCGCCATGGAGAGGCAGCtgaaggaggaggaaaaaatctTGGAGAGTGTGGCTGAGAACAAGGCTTTGATGGGTGTTGCTGAGTTAGCCAAGGGAATTCAATACGACGATCCGATCAAGACGAGTTGGCGTCTTCCAAGGACAGTTCTCGGTTTCGATGAAGCTCGCCACGAGAGAGTCAGAAGAAAACTGAGGATCCTCGTCGAGGGTGAAGACGTACCACCGCCACTAAAGAGCTTcaaggaaatgaaatttcacaggGGAATTCTGAACGGTCTTGAAGCCAAAGGCATCAGTAAACCTACGCCCATTCAAGTACAGGGGATACCTACTGT ATTATCTGGTCGTGATATGATCGGCATTGCGTTCACTGGAAGTGGGAAAACTCTCGTTTTTGTTCTGCCATTGATTATGTTTTGCCTGGAACAGGAGACTGCGATGCCTTTCATGCGCAACGAGGGACCATATG GATTAATTATTTGTCCGTCAAGAGAATTGGCCAAACAGACTTACGACATTATTCAACATTACACAAAGACTTTACGACATGCTAATTGCCCAGAAATTCGTAGCTGTCTCGCGATTGGCGGAGTTCCCGTATCCGAATCGCTAGAAGTGATAAATAG GGGTGTGCACATAATGGTAGCGACACCGGGCAGACTGATGGACATGTTGGACAAAAAGATGGTCAAACTGAACGTTTGTCGATACCTTTGCATGGACGAGGCTGACCGAATGATAGATATGGGCTTTGAGGAAGACGTGCGAACAATATTCTCTTTCTTCAGG GGCCAGAGACAGACGCTACTATTTTCGGCTACTATGCCTAAGAAGATTCAAAACTTCGCTCGTTCCGCGCTGGTAAAACCGGTGACGATAAACGTAGGAAGAGCCGGCGCAGCTTCGATGAACGTTATTCAAGAAGTTGAGTATGTGAAGCAGGAGGCAAAGATTGTTTACCTACTCGAATGCCTACAGAAAACAACACCGCCGGTATTGATATTCGCCGAAAAGAAACAAGACGTCGATGCGATTCACGAATATCTGCTTTTGAAAGGTGTCGAGGCCGTTGCCATTCATGGTGGAAAGG ATCAGGAAGAGAGATCGCGGTCGGTAGAAGCATTCCGCGCCGGGCAAAAGGACGTTTTGGTTGCTACGGATGTAGCGTCGAAGGGTCTCGATTTCGCGGATGTGCAGCATGTAATTAATTACGACATGCCCGACGACGTCGAAAATTATG tCCATCGTATCGGAAGAACTGGTCGATCCGGACGCACGGGAATCGCGACGACGTTCATAAACAAGGCAAACGACGAATCCGTCCTGCTGGATCTGAAACATTTGCTGATGGAAGCGAAACAGAAAGTACCGCCGTTCTTGCTCGAGCTTTGTTCCGAAAATGAGAAGTACTTGGAGCTCGGAG ACGAACGTGGCTGCAGTTACTGTGGTGGATTGGGTCACAGAATTACCGAGTGTCCGAAACTTGAAGCGATACAGAACAAGCAGGCGTCGAACATCGGTCGTCGTGATTATCTGGCCAGCAACGCCGCTGACTATTGA
- the LOC124178975 gene encoding protein TRC8 homolog: protein MLTTIRNKALNFADVVMRVPPLFIIDELLRIGLGLPGENIVLEDVNNEFKVVSVPDSIVGSLVGITPEVGLLHQLNLSQHIYQSYLLTLFKFILCCLACEAALCGIMLQKKHLVVVYLYLISVGVIFVSYWSNVSTMKAVIWYATANETATSILDDVLCLDIPKVLNPDGPGVVVIRNYILQCTLALIFCYVHLAPRFSIIQKSLVFSFMAPSIFAVLPIPITVLNHAPVFATLLPLAVSKFVIWYNSVAMGRIIYSGYQHARTFISSYGLSALVEAEWSRLNVPCVLRIFWILRVGEQVIQIMGNHYGEDTFTYYVMVRTLLINGCETLTAVLGMTSVISFICHYIGCFFQWILLNDDEEDSKSIGTVSAILFYILALQTGLTSLDREMRLVRLCRNFCLLFTALLHFVHNIVNPLLMSLSASHNPALHRHFRALLVCAFLIMFPVYLLVLLWSQYSVSTWLLAVSAFSIEVIVKVLVSLAIYSLFLYDACRHTFWEQLDDYVYYIRAFGNTVEFAFGIFLFFNGLWILVYESGGLIRAVMMCVHAYFNIWCEAKAGWSVFMKRRTAVNKINSLPEARTEQLMQLDDVCAICYQEMSSAKITRCNHYFHGVCLRKWLYVQDRCPLCHDILYKVDSPHDSKDNVSALTDQERRNEDEIDELYQNQGLQRNGLRSPNYRRYVEQLNEDR from the exons ATGTTGACCACTATTAGAAATAAGGCGCTTAATTTCGCCGATGTCGTTATGAGGGTTCCACCGCTTTTCATTATCGACGAACTGCTCAGGATCGGCCTTGGCTTGCCCGGCGAAAACATAGTCCTTGAAGACGTCAACAATGAATTCAAAGTCGTCAGCGTTCCTGATTCCATTGTTGGTTCGCTGGTTGGCATTACACCCGAGGTCGGTTTGCTCCACCAGCTAAACTTGAGTCAGCACATCTACCAGTCGTACTTACTCACGCTCTTTAAATTCATCTTGTGCTGTTTAG CATGCGAGGCAGCACTTTGCGGCATTATGCTGCAAAAGAAACACCTCGTCGTCGTTTACCTCTACCTGATATCGGTCGGTGTGATATTCGTGTCATATTGGTCGAACGTCAGCACCATGAAGGCGGTCATCTGGTACGCCACCGCAAATGAGACAGCGACGAGTATCCTGGACGATGTGCTGTGTCTGGATATACCCAAGGTGCTGAATCCTGACGGACCGGGAGTCGTTGTCATCCGGAACTACATCCTCCAGTGCACTCTCGCCCTTATCTTCTGCTACGTTCACCTTGCTCCGAGATTTTCCATTATACAGAAGTCTCTCGTCTTCAGTTTCATGGCTCCTTCCATATTCGCAGTTCTTCCGATACCT ATTACAGTTCTGAACCATGCTCCAGTCTTCGCAACCCTGCTTCCGCTCGCAGTGTCAAAGTTCGTAATTTGGTACAACTCGGTGGCGATGGGTCGCATCATATACTCAGGTTACCAGCACGCTCGAACGTTTATCAGCAGCTACGGTCTCTCGGCGTTGGTGGAGGCGGAATGGAGTCGGCTGAACGTGCCCTGCGTTCTGCGGATTTTCTGGATCCTCAGAGTGGGCGAGCAAGTTATACAAATAATGGGAAACCACTACGGGGAAGATACGTTCACGTATTACGTGATGGTCAGGACTCTGTTGATAAACGGCTGCGAGACGCTTACAGCTGTTCTAGGAATGACGAGCGTGATATCGTTCATCTGCCACTACATCGGTTGCTTCTTCCAATGGATATTACTTAACGATGACGAGGAGGACAGCAAGAGCATCGGAACGGTGTCGGCGATTCTTTTCTACATCCTGGCTCTCCAAACAGGATTGACCAGTCTGGACAGAGAAATGCGGTTGGTAAGATTGTGCCGAAACTTTTGCCTCCTGTTCACAGCGCTTCTCCACTTTGTTCACAATATAGTCAATCCTCTACTGATGTCGCTGAGCGCGTCGCACAATCCCGCTCTTCACAGGCACTTCCGAGCACTGTTGGTCTGTGCCTTTCTGATTATGTTTCCGGTTTATCTCCTCGTATTGCTGTGGTCGCAATACTCGGTCAGCACTTGGCTGCTCGCTGTCTCGGCTTTTAGCATAGAGGTTATAGTAAAAGTCCTCGTATCGCTGGCGATATACTCGCTGTTCCTTTACGACGCGTGCCGTCACACGTTCTGGGAACAATTGGACGACTACGTTTACTACATACGCGCCTTCGGTAACACCGTGGAATTTGCATTCGGGATCTTTCTGTTCTTCAACGGCCTATGGATCCTCGTGTACGAGTCGGGCGGACTAATAAGAGCAGTCATGATGTGTGTGCACGCCTACTTCAACATATGGTGCGAAGCGAAGGCCGGATGGAGCGTATTCATGAAGAGGAGAACGGCTGTGAACAAGATAAACTCGCTGCCAGAGGCGAGGACCGAGCAGCTTATGCAGCTCGACGACGTTTGCGCTATTTGCTACCAGGAAATGTCAAGCGCTAAAATAACCAGGTGCAATCACTACTTCCACGGCGTTTGTCTAAGGAAGTGGTTGTACGTTCAGGATCGCTGTCCGCTGTGCCATGATATTTTGTACAAAGTTGACAGTCCGCACGACAGCAAAGACAATGTCTCTGCTCTCACTGATCAGGAGAGGCGAAACGAAGATGAAATCGACGAGTTGTACCAGAACCAGGGACTGCAGAGGAACGGATTGCGAAGTCCGAACTATAGACGATACGTTGAACAGCTTAACGAAGACAGGTGA